The Acanthopagrus latus isolate v.2019 chromosome 1, fAcaLat1.1, whole genome shotgun sequence genomic interval tcagtttactgtcagagagcCGGAAAGCAACCAgagaatattcacatttaagacgCTAGAATCAGagttttgactttattttattacacAAATTTAATAACCACCCTCACAACACTGGCTACGTCCCCCCCCATCCCAAAAAACCCCAATAATCCTATTAAACTGTAATTCCACTAAATATTGTCAACTTAAAGTTCCCTGAAATGTGATTTATCACATCAACATATAGATGTAACATAATAAGTATTCCGGCAGTGGTGGATTTGTTTCAATCCTTCAAACAGCTTccttctctcagtctgtcaACCCTCTTGATAATGTCGGTGTTGTGATATTTGCTTCGTATTCACAAAACTGTTCATATTTAAGATTGTAATAATGTTTATGTTCGAAATCTGAGTTGTTACAGGCAACAAGTCTAAAAAAAATAGTAGTACAGAAAAATACTGGTGTGTCCCACATGTATTTAATGCTGCGTTGGGAACTAATTAGGAATATCCAAATGGAATATGCATGTTTCAAATAGTTAAAATAAAGGTATCGTAACTGTCACAAAAAAAGAGCTTGAGAGCTGCAAAATGTTGTTACATCTCAGCTGAAAGAGTAAATATTTGAATCCTGTctatgtgaaatgtaaatgtggagGTCGTACTTGTGTTTCCAGACggtcttcatctcctctgtgtAGTAGTTCATGTAGCACTGAAGCCTGATGCCCTCTGGAGTACACTGCAGCACCAGGTCAGAGGCCGACGCACCTGaaggcagcaaacacacagaaacacactgtcagaaaaagacaaagatgttttctgtgcaatcaaaactgctgcatgtgtgttcagaAAGTAAACACTCCGTCCTTCTACCTCACTCTGCAAACACAGCTTTCCCTCCCTCATTTTTCCCTCAGTTTTCTCTTCAGATAGTGATCTAAAGAGTCCCTGAGGCTGCTCTTTCcctcagtttttatttaaaggttgAATCCACAACCAGTCAAAACCTTCAGGCTACAACAGGTTACAGCTACATGCAGCAAAGAGTTATGacttaaataaatcattatatCCTGTCACACTGAATAACACAAGTTTGATATTATGAgtaatgcacctttaacgttagacaaaaaactaaattctGGCCCGATGGTATGATGTGAGTAAATACCTTTCAGTCTGTCTCCGTTTGAGGAGCTGGCGTTGTGTTTGGTAGAGAGACAGAAGTAAAAGAGATAATAAAGTAACTGGCCTCGCTAATGTTTTCTACTGttccacatgtttgttttggagaagattCATTCACCTTTTTTCAAGCATATACCCGCTGATAAgactttggagaaaaaaattaaagtgagATCAAACTCACCAGCAATCTGGGCGATGgcattgatgatgtcatcaaacacTGCAAGTcaatgacagacacacaaaacacattataacaTGTTGATTATGAGAGTAAGAATATAATAATTGATCCGTCTGAGCAGTGAAGAAACGTACCTTGTCCTGAGATGTCAAACACAGACGTGTCCTTTCCTCTGTCGTCACCGAGCACGGCCTTGTAAATGCCCTGATCTTTTCTGGAGAACTGGGAAAACAAAGATTATTaagattaaagcaacattatgacacttttttttaccttaaactAACACCTTCATTGTCATTTTGAAGGTACGGAGTGTCGATACACAGTGAACAGTGTCTCTAACATCACACAACACCATGATGAtatgatgagttttgtttgtaattagGTGGTGTTACAGGTGTTACAAGGAACTTTAATtatttgttgattctggcgccccctgtggacaagaGTGGTATGAGCACCGCCGCCTTGTGTCTTCAAGATCTGATCTGCTCATTCTGTATTTCTTGTTTGTGCGTCTTCTTACATTGTCAGAACAAATTAGCATCATCTAACTGTTTTAAAACTGTGCTAAACCTCATGGACCAACTTTAAAGTCAAGAcgtgatgaaaaaaatatgtttacatcACATTGCTGCTCTTCTTGTTCACCTGTTTCTACTTGTAAAACAAATATGACGTGTGTTTTCTTGAAGCAACCAATTTAAACCAATATTAATCCGACATCCACCCGTCAAGTCATGAGTCAGCGAGCTAGCAACAGCCCGGTACGACACCTCAGCATCAACGTAAGGTGCTGACAGTTTGTTATGCCCAATTTTTAACGTTCAAATCAAATTCCTTCCGACGTTATGTCCCAATTGTCTGTACTGTTTCACTCAAATATGCCATGATATGGAAGCTATGCTGACGAGGGTGCTGCTGTAGTTACCAGAGGGATGGGAAGAGCGCAGGCTCCTGACATCACATTGGGAGGAGTCTCTGGAACGATCTCTTCGTCCTCTTTGTACCAGTGGAAGGTCGTCTCCTTCTTCACATTGGccacctgaaagacaaacacaaggacTCGTTTCATTGAGATCAAGGAGAGGCCAAGAGATGAGAAGAGTGGAAAACTGAGTGGTGTTGCCTGTTACCTTGCAGGCGAGCATAACGGTGCAGTcctcagtgacagtgaagtacAGATACTCAGAGAAATGtgcacctgaaaacacaacgtGGAATCAGGATATCATCAGTACGAGGAACATAAAGAGCaacaatgaatgaaatgaaacatcagaaacactCAGAGGGAGTTGATCTCTGCCACAGCGTTGAACTCTGAGTGtttccagatgtgtgtgtgtgtgtgtgtcggcacCTTGCTTCCTGATGTGCTCTTTCCTCTGGAACTCGGCTTCCTTCAGAGCAGCTTTGAacactgaaacagagaaaacacgaTCAATGAAAGTGGACAAATAAATTACTTAATGACCACTCAGAACTACATCTGACAAACACTGAGAATGAAAGGCTGATTCAGtattttgtttctgctccaatattttttccttttgtcagaTTGTTGAAAATGATTCTTGAGGGAGAATAAAAGCCTCACCGTCTCCCACCAGCACCAGGGAGCTCTGGGTCTTGGCCTTGCCGTCATGGATCTGGACGGTGTAAGTGCCCTCGTTGGCTCTGGTGAAATGATCCACCGTCATCTGGATGACTCCTGTCGCCACGTCGTGGCTGATCTTGTGTCCCTGAGAGGAAGATTTGTGTTTAGATTACAGAAGAGATCATAAGTGTTTGTCTGTTCGTCAATTTTAttataacagcaacaacaagcaaaagatttaaatgttactttaaacAAGCTACAACTTTAATAAACACAATGATCGTTGATGTTACCTCTCCGCTGGTGACCTCCTTGTCGTTCACGATGAACCTGTAGGATACAGACGGCGACAGCTTGACGGCCTGCAGCCAGAAACGAACGTGACCCTTCTCCAGAATCTCGTAGTTCAGACCGTGTTTCAGAGGAACAACTGCACCGAGACAGAAGACGCCCAAACATTAGATCCTCAGGAAACAATCTAACTTGCATCGCAGGTCTGCTGCTACGAAACAACACTCACCTGGATGTCTGATGGCGTAGCTGAGCTCCAGCATGgtgttcagagctgcaggacagaGGACAACGAACATGAGCGACAAACAAACCAGAACAACAAACGATCTGCTGGATTATTATTAGTTGTAGTTGACGTGAACTCACCGTCCTCAGTCAGAGTGTGGCTGCCAGAGACTCCGTCAGTGTCAGTGACCACCACAGAGTATCTGCCCAGATCGTCTTTGTCAGGGTTGGTGAAAGTCAGTCTGGAGCTGAGGAACAAATACAGCAACTATTAAATATCCGTAAAGATCCGAACAATCACAGACACCAAGCTTGTGAGAACTGAAAGAAATGCATTTCACAGTTTAATTCCCCCAAACTTCATAATTCTGTCATGATGCAGTGTCGAAAAGAATGAATCTGTAAGACGTCAGGTCgaaaactttattttatgtatttttaggAATTTTGTTTCAATTTATTGATCGTTTTTCAAGAGGTTTCCTGAAAAAGAATGAAGACATTTAGTACATTTAGAGACAGTGTCCAGTCAATCGATTAACTGATGATGTTTCGTCTCttacttttttaatcaaacacacaaaagtgtcAGATTTCTCTTAGTGAACAAATAATTCAACTTATATTGAGAATGAAgtttcaggaaaacatcaagaaacttaaacaataatgataaaCTACCTGAACTAAACTTAAATATAATTCTCATAGAATTAGTACCAATATAATAAAGTTCTCTACAGGAAACATTTGGGAAATTATTAAAAAATCATTAGAACTTTTCCtaattttaatgatattttcaCAAATGTCCATAAATGAGTTCAGAGGCAGATGTTAAACCTCACCTCATTTATGTTACATCTCTTCTGAgaacactgaaaacaggaaacaggagctgTGATGTTGCTCAGCAGTAAGTTGAGCTGAGTAAACGTTCGAAGGCTCGAGGGGAAACACACCgtttgctctgctgtgtttattaaGTGCTATTTTAAAGATTATCTTTCCGTCTGTGACCAAAGAAGAAGCCAGATGAGGGCTGAGCTGCGCCTGCAGAGACACGTTCGAGGATTACAGCGAGCTTACGTTCTGCCCTTCGTGGAGACGGACACCCTGGGGCAGTCGCCGATGGGTTTGTAGTTCTTGGACCAAATGAACTTGGACGTCTCACAGATCTCGCAGGCCTCCAGAGACAGGAAGATGTCTCCGGTCTCCTCGTCCACGCTGGCCACGATCTCCTTGGTGCCTGTGATAATAACGTGAGAAGCACAAATCTGGAATATAACATTCAGATCcacacaaaacatacagtgaGGTCATCCGAGTATTTCTTTGCACTTTGGTCTCGTCTGTAAATTATTTTCAGTATGTTCAGGACATAATCTAAAAAGCAAAGTAGGGAGAAGTTTGTCTCTAAACACAAATTTAATTTTGTCCCCCAGaattaaacaaaactaaatcCGTAGTAATAATTTCAAAAAGCAACTGATTAAATCCCTACAGAAGTCGTGGCTATAGAAGTTGAGCTGTTACCTGGCAGAGCTTTAGCACAGACCGGCTCAGACAGCTGGGAAGCTTTTCCGACGCCGCTCGCGTTCACAGCACGAACTTTGAACACGTAGGTTGCACCTTCCTCCAGACCGGTCGCCTGCAGGTAAccattcaaacagtgtttgacCGAAAATCCCTCTTTCAAATTCTGTTGTTGAAGAACAATTCTTCTGGTTTGTTACCACCTACGTATCTTTTCTCTCACCTGCAGGTAACGGTGGCTCACGGCTTCCTCATTCAGAGTGACAAACTCCGATGAGCCCTTCTTGGCCATCTCCACAAAATACCCAGTGACGGCGCTCGCTCCGGTGTAGACTGGAGCCTTCCACAGGACGACCAGGGAGTGACTTCTGACCTCACTGAAGCTCAGGTCGTAGGCCGGACCTGAAGGTGCGACcgaatgaaaacatgatgaaaacacgAGCACAGAGAGTCTGCTCCGGAGTCATCTTTCAGCACCCTGCATCAAAAAACCTCCAATATTTCTCATGTTTGTCTTTGACCCCTCTGAACACAACAGTCACATTACTTGTAATTCCCAAAAATCCACTCAGTTATCCTTCACAGGTATGATACAGTGATGGTTCTCCTACCCGGCTCGTCCATGGTCCAAGCTTCACATTTCATCGGGGCGCTGGGATCTGAGGGCACGCCGACACCGGCCATGTTACCAGCCTGGACCTTGAACTCGTAGAAGGTTCCCTCGGTCAGATTCTCAACCTGAAGATACAGAGAGAAGATTCACACGCCTGCAATCAGAACAAACTCACATCTGttagtttcatttatttaactgtgTGAGTGATGTCTCTCACGGTGCAGATCCTCTCGGTGATGGCCTCCTGGTTGACCTCCTTCCACACCAGAGAGTCGGCGTTGCGCTTGTCCACGTAGTAAGCGTTGACCTTGGAGCCGCCGCAGTGTTTGGGACTCTTCCAGGCCAGAGTGATGGAGGCGCCGTCGCAGCTCAGCATGGTGATGCCGAAGGGAGCGCTGGGAGTCGCTGCACCACAGGTaacatttaaaggttttaaCATGTTTCAGATACTTCACAACAACTTCTCTGACTCCTTCATGTCGACTGTGAGCAGACTGGAactccaaaaacacatcaaactcaTTTCATTAATAACCGCACCGTAGTTTTGTATCGTACAACTGATTCTGTGAACTTTCTGGCAACAACCGTGTTTGGTGACATTGTAAATGTGCAGTTCTGTGATTAAAACACGGAAATCAAAGTGAGAACGGTGGGTGAGTCAGGTGGGAACAAACTGCTCATACGTACCGTACTCCACCCCTTTACCTGGACAGAGTAATGAACAATGAGCACTGAGCTACACTGACGGTGTTTGACTTGTTCACAGTTACATTTTCGATTAAATCTATGagctttatttgcattttaaagtattttttagcttcataaacatttttaattaacaaacatgttgttgttCTCACCGAGCGCCGGCTCCACAGCGATGGGAGACGACTCCTGAGACTCTTCACTGAGGCCGAAGACGTTGACGGCCTGGACGCGGAACGCGTAGGTCTCACCCGGGATCAGACCGTGGACCacaaacctgacacacacacacacacacacaattatatATTATAGGAAGATATGTTGGTTACAAACAAGACAAGAAACAACTCATGACTCTGTTTCTTGTCTGGTTTAATTTCAGATTCAAGATGTTAACGTcgcttcagtgttttgttcacTGACCTGGTGTGTTTGAAGGGTTTGTGGTTACAGGGGAACCACTCCTTGGCTCCGACCACGCGGCCGTCGATGTAGTAGCCCATCAGGCTTTTGGGACTCTTGGGAGCGTCCCACTGAACGAACACGGACGACTTTGTGTTCCTGGTGGCAACAACCTGACCGGGAGCAGAGGGGACGCCTGTTCAGAGGAGAGGGAGTCATCATTCAACACAAGTAATGACATCGTTATCAAGCAATTAACCATAATGGGTTAATTACAGATGTGCCTGTTTGTCCTGACATTTAGGCCTCGTCCACACTAATATGGATAATTTGCAGAACAAACATCTTCCTGTTCGTTTTAGTCTCGTCCAcgcagtttttttaaaaaaaactcttttgtttctgtgtttccatgtttACGTGTTGAGTGTTCAAGGAAACGATGACGTTGAACATTTCTACTTTCTGTAATAATCCTGTGTGTGTACTAACGATGGCAGACATACACACTGCTAACATGCCTGTTTCAGCGTTTGTAATCATTTTGTGTCTCGTCTGTACGGAGATATTTTGTGAAACGAAGGTCGTGTGGACACAGAAAACGTATCTGTATCAGTGTGGACGAGGTGGTAGAGTGctgaaaaatgaatcaacatTTAAGAGTTAAACTTTagaaagacaataaaataaacactcaACAGATAAAGTGAGAGAAATCCAGCAGCATCGATGTGCAAATATCTACCTCTGAAATAAAACCACCGAACTTTACAGcaggtgaaaataaaacatcttgaaaTATTTTATATGTCTGCAGTAAAAACTGACATGTTCCTGCAAAGCAAAAACTCCATCTGGAGGAAATATCAGCCAAAATATCTTCACAAAATCTGCAGctcaatatttaatgtttaactaAATATCTTCCAGATGTGACAGAAccacactgacactgaacagAATCAAAGTCCAGTtgcaaacaaagtgaaaactaCAGATTCTTCATTTGcttttaatctgattactgccAAATATTCTCCAACaactattaaaataaaaacatgttgaaggGTTTCTTGGATGTTCAGGACACATTTCAACCCAATCCGATTAAAAAATAAGAACACAAACGCTTTCTGAAAAGCAAGGTACCGGTACCGATCCACTAACAGAGGTCCTGATAATCACCTGTTGATGCTCCTGACTGCAGGTGTTTGTTGTCACGTGCCGCAGATTATGAAACAAGTGCCACTTatataaaacatgcagaagTCAAAGGTGTGTCCTGGTGTGTTTTCAGTAAATGTGAGCCGACACAGAGAGAGTTCAGGTGTGAAACTGGTTTTGGTGCCTCGactgaaataacaacaacaacaacaagaacaacaacaagtcGTGTTGAGGTGAGGAGGTTTCACTGAAGACCTCAGCTCATCTAcgtcacaacacaaacacaagtgtaCATGTATTATTCTTTCTGAGTGCTCAGCCCGTCACACGTGGTTAGATCACACAGTGGAAGAGTTTCATTGATCTGTACGTACGTACCGATCGACACCTCAGTTCCTGGAATGAACACAGATTTACTCTGAGCAAAAGatgttttcaacatttcacatttcatctATTTGTCTTTTAATACAAAAACTGAATTAGAGATAAAATgagcaaatataaaaatacattcccCCATTTTCGCAACATTTCTCTCCAGATCTTTTTCTTCAAATGATTTTGATTTATGGTCAATAAATCTTGTCGTGAAGAAATGATCGAGCACTAACCAACAATCTGttataaagataataaaaaaatcttctgTCAACGTGAGACACTGAGACTTTTCTTGAAGTTGCTTCATCATCTCAGTTTCATTGAGGATGTTTCTGGTCATAATTAAAAACTAGATAAACAAGATTATTTTAAGACACTAAGAGGAATTATATGTCcataaacactgaaagaaaatatcaacctggtaaaaacaattaaatagAATATAAATGTCAAATCCTAAAGTGCACATTAAACTATTCAggccatttttcatttgtttattgtattcttcatgttgagttttatatttgatgttttttcttttcttatttatgatTTAATCTTCCAGTTTGAGCACTTTAATTAAAcgtttttgcattttaaatgtcactttttcgTTCCacctttacattttcaaataatcattttaaattttaaacttgcttgtccccctttttttttcttttaaagttgaATTGTTGACATGATTATATCTTTTTCATCTGTGGAAGAAAGATTTGTGATTCCGGGCACTAAAACATTTAACTAATTAAAGTTAATGAATATTTGtccaaaatgtgattttcttccTCATAGTTAACAGGAATAGAGCAGATCTTTGTGTTAATCTCTGTGTGAACTTTGCTGTATATATGAAACAGAACCCGGCCCCTTACCGTCCTCGTCGACCTTTTCGACGGGTTCTGAGGGCGCCGAGGCCTCGCTGGACCCGTACATGTTGACAGAATACACTCTGAACTGGTACTTTTGCCCGTCTTGCAAATCAAAAACTGGGTAACGAGGGGACTGCAGTTTGACTGCCGTGTTGATCCGCTGCCATGCTCCAGTGCCTGCTAAGCACTGTGGGAGAGtcggggaggagggaggagggaggagggaggagggggtgaggacaTGAGAAGGAACAGCCATCTGCGACACAACCTCATCAATGTAGCATCAACACAAAGACGAGCTCACAGATCGAGTGTTTCTGCAGAGTTGGGGCTCAATTTAGTTTATCTAATGattttttgttgctcttttatattttgttttatctctcgATGTTTAATCTTCTTCATTACTCTTCAATTAACGTTTCTATTTGCATCTTATTCTGTTTCATTCCTCTGCGATTCACGATTGTTGGACCTGTGCTgctaaaataaagtttattatcaatattatctAAAGGTGTGATCATCGTCACGTGTCCAAAAGAGACTTGACTTTTGAGACGTATACACATTACTGTACAATACTGAGTCCTCCAAATATGGCAGTTCAACTTCAGCTATATTAGTTTTTTATATCAAAACAGACGAATAATGAAAGTTTAGACAACTACTTccttaaagaggaaaaaagaaacagtcgAGAGACAAGAATTATTAtgaataaagataaatatgagGATACATTAACGTCCTTCATGTTGGCATTACTGTTAAGTACTAcaaccactagagggcgccGCTCAGAGTCAAATCAGTCTGTCACGCACCTCCAGTTTTCCTTCGCAACCATCCAGCCTCCTCCCAGCTGCTCTGTAGTGActgtttgtatctgtgtctgAGTGAAGCAACATCATATAATTGTTGTGTCccagttcagggtctgcgtcctctgaaggactcggcctctgtggtctgtgaaggcgagtccttcagagtccttgttaacctcgtcagtcgttgttaaatgtgacagtcgagcctttggagcatttcctggttgtgtcagcagatgttttacTCTTGCATCACGATTTCGGCCGCCCAGGCCCgcaaaagtgacgatctacgctacgcaatgtcgccattttctctctatctttcttcagtttctggcgtgcaaagaatcttgggatatgtgaggccatgaaggatcGTAGTGaagcatcctccaaaaacagggaaaaggaggagcatttggaggagccttcagactgggacaaCCTTCACACGGCGTACTGATGcaattggccttcaaatgctcctctgaaggatgcagaccaGAACTGAGACACATCATTTGTTTACAACGTGTCACCAACTCCTGTTAACTATCCTCAAACAGGTCCGACATATTTTAAACATCTTCCTCTCACTTGAAATATTGCCTACACTGCTGTCGAGCATAAATAAACCTTAATGTTAGATGTACATATCTGTACATTGGTCATAAATCCtttccagtgttgtttttatatctacattaaaatctacatttctagcatatgtttgtgtgacctttgtttggatttgtttAGAGAATATTTAGATTATTGCGTAAGTGGAGCCCCAACAGCACGAGTGAAACACGGTGAGCTTTTAATGCTTTCATGTTTATTACATaagcataaaaaacacatgtaaCCTCTTAAACTGATGGATTTATGAGTTAATCCATCTTTACATCCTCATGTTGTGAAACACAGAAGCTTCTCTAGTGAGGATCTCTGAGAGTTTAATCCAAAAATCAACATCTAACATAAAAATCCTGAGTTCAGGAGGTTAATGTCTTCTTTACCTTGTCTCTACAGTACAGAGCTGAACACTGGGCTACATTGATGGAAAGCGATGGCTTACGGTGGAGCCACAACACACCTTCTCGATGACGTACCACAGCGGAGCTCGTCCGCGGGGGCTGGGAGGATTCCAGCTCAGCACGACGTACGATTTGAAAATCTCGGATGCGTGCACGTCGGTGGGCTCTCCCGGGATCGTTACGTAGCCTGGATTGGGAGTGAACGGTGTTGAGGCCTAGATCACTAACAGTAACAGCGGCTGCAGAAGTCCcacattgtgtgtttcattaactaagtgttgtgtttttaatcatcttttACCTTTGCAGAAATGACGAGGTGTTGGAGTGAATAAAGACAACACCaggatcatgtttcagctttttATAAACATGACAGAAGCTGATAAAAAGATTTGAATGTCTTTAATAAAGTTCCTGAGGTGTGGGAGTAGCTGTGAACATTACAGTAAAAATGTGGGActtcaacaacagcttcaagTGTGAAATGTTACCAacgtgtttttagtttttaaattagtttttgtGTTAAAGGTTTGCTTGAAAGTAAAAGGAGATACATGacacactttttaaaggaggaagaaaaacactaaGTAGTTTAACTGGAAATAAGTCGATTAAATCAGGTGAAGAAAAGATGGAGTTAGATCAAAGAGGGAACCACGACGGTTatcacaggaggagaagaagaaattaTTTGATCTGTGTAGCATTCAAAGTATCATTCTTAAAATGTAGACGAGCAGGATGTTTTTATaggtcattttgtttgtaagttgaacattttgtgtCAGTAAGTAGAAACATCTGGAATCTAAAGCTATTGTTTCTGACCTActacaaaataaagacatagTAAAGGAGGTTTTTGTAGGTTGGGTGGCAGATGTATGAACAATTTCTTCCCTGCCAGAAAATTGTAGAAAAACCCAAATTCATGGGTACCGGTGATCATTCAGGGTCGACAAAATATCTGATTGCTCAAACTAAAAATCCTctcatttcacagcagactCCATTATCCTTTAACGACAGAGATCCTGAGGTGGCGGCCGTGTTAATGACAGGACTGTATACATCCGCCCTACAtcctacaacagccaatgagtgatcgTGTAAACAAGTGACCCGCTCCCTCGTCTTTCTCTCCTgagcca includes:
- the myom2a gene encoding M-protein, striated muscle isoform X5, coding for MATKVIPWYKRKHGSQVKTDYAYQHSKTVVKQHTERKSSSKSVSQVQAQATEAMAEPAYTIPVFRQRTAEETEEYQRVSTNVGKGLAVIQEELSRMRITTKARVDSLNIQREVKDMMAKRPEFLDDIPKMPDFLVALRPHTVWEKTPVKLFCTVQGNPRPIVKWYKGGVPVDPLNAPGKYKIENKYGVHSLIISRCVVSDTAEYSAVATNQHGTATSKATVTVKRASGAGESCHLGLVPHLTDIHPSKLEVTLLDRFKVSFGVEGGSISLVCSMVVIPNLPNVPPITQWYRDDKLLKAGKLAEMSVGGGAARLTLPHLAKDDEGLYTLRIFTKDGTAEHSAYLFVSDAAPSVAGAPGAPMSVKAYDINSDYVLVAWKPPNTVNEAAITGYFVDRCEAGSDTWVQCNDAPVKVCKYPVHGLKVGRSYHFRVRAVNSAGISRPSRKSDKVTALDEAESQRLQGTDEGYVTIPGEPTDVHASEIFKSYVVLSWNPPSPRGRAPLWYVIEKCLAGTGAWQRINTAVKLQSPRYPVFDLQDGQKYQFRVYSVNMYGSSEASAPSEPVEKVDEDGTEVSIGVPSAPGQVVATRNTKSSVFVQWDAPKSPKSLMGYYIDGRVVGAKEWFPCNHKPFKHTRFVVHGLIPGETYAFRVQAVNVFGLSEESQESSPIAVEPALGKGVEYATPSAPFGITMLSCDGASITLAWKSPKHCGGSKVNAYYVDKRNADSLVWKEVNQEAITERICTVENLTEGTFYEFKVQAGNMAGVGVPSDPSAPMKCEAWTMDEPGPAYDLSFSEVRSHSLVVLWKAPVYTGASAVTGYFVEMAKKGSSEFVTLNEEAVSHRYLQATGLEEGATYVFKVRAVNASGVGKASQLSEPVCAKALPGTKEIVASVDEETGDIFLSLEACEICETSKFIWSKNYKPIGDCPRVSVSTKGRTSRLTFTNPDKDDLGRYSVVVTDTDGVSGSHTLTEDALNTMLELSYAIRHPVVPLKHGLNYEILEKGHVRFWLQAVKLSPSVSYRFIVNDKEVTSGEGHKISHDVATGVIQMTVDHFTRANEGTYTVQIHDGKAKTQSSLVLVGDVFKAALKEAEFQRKEHIRKQGAHFSEYLYFTVTEDCTVMLACKVANVKKETTFHWYKEDEEIVPETPPNVMSGACALPIPLFSRKDQGIYKAVLGDDRGKDTSVFDISGQVFDDIINAIAQIAGASASDLVLQCTPEGIRLQCYMNYYTEEMKTVWKHKESKIASSEKMRIGGTAEMAWMQICDPSDKEKGHYSIEISDGVKTHTRTFDLSGQAYTDAYEEYLRLKAAAFAEKNRGRVVGGLPDVVTIMEQKSLSLTCTVWGEPTPEVTWFKNEQEVASTEHTKVTFDGGKFASLVINQVTPDDSGKYSINVRNKYGGEFVEITVSVYRHGEKIPEPKLGQPKMPAATPAATPAATPVPRSPAPPSKTPTPTPSKSQTPAPSVKSPGSTPASTPVPKSPTPVPKSPTPTPKSPTPTPSRGVKSPTPPRFMKSPTPPRK
- the myom2a gene encoding M-protein, striated muscle isoform X2; protein product: MATKVIPWYKRKHGSQVKTDYAYQHSKTVVKQHTERKSSSKSVSQVQAQATEAMAEPAYTIPVFRQRTAEETEEYQRVSTNVGKGLAVIQEELSRMRITTKARVDSLNIQREVKDMMAKRPEFLDDIPKMPDFLVALRPHTVWEKTPVKLFCTVQGNPRPIVKWYKGGVPVDPLNAPGKYKIENKYGVHSLIISRCVVSDTAEYSAVATNQHGTATSKATVTVKRASGAGESCHLGLVPHLTDIHPSKLEVTLLDRFKVSFGVEGGSISLVCSMVVIPNLPNVPPITQWYRDDKLLKAGKLAEMSVGGGAARLTLPHLAKDDEGLYTLRIFTKDGTAEHSAYLFVSDAAPSVAGAPGAPMSVKAYDINSDYVLVAWKPPNTVNEAAITGYFVDRCEAGSDTWVQCNDAPVKVCKYPVHGLKVGRSYHFRVRAVNSAGISRPSRKSDKVTALDEAESQRLQVIKIEGKYDIVIKDDDLEGYVTIPGEPTDVHASEIFKSYVVLSWNPPSPRGRAPLWYVIEKCLAGTGAWQRINTAVKLQSPRYPVFDLQDGQKYQFRVYSVNMYGSSEASAPSEPVEKVDEDGTEVSIGVPSAPGQVVATRNTKSSVFVQWDAPKSPKSLMGYYIDGRVVGAKEWFPCNHKPFKHTRFVVHGLIPGETYAFRVQAVNVFGLSEESQESSPIAVEPALATPSAPFGITMLSCDGASITLAWKSPKHCGGSKVNAYYVDKRNADSLVWKEVNQEAITERICTVENLTEGTFYEFKVQAGNMAGVGVPSDPSAPMKCEAWTMDEPGPAYDLSFSEVRSHSLVVLWKAPVYTGASAVTGYFVEMAKKGSSEFVTLNEEAVSHRYLQATGLEEGATYVFKVRAVNASGVGKASQLSEPVCAKALPGTKEIVASVDEETGDIFLSLEACEICETSKFIWSKNYKPIGDCPRVSVSTKGRTSRLTFTNPDKDDLGRYSVVVTDTDGVSGSHTLTEDALNTMLELSYAIRHPVVPLKHGLNYEILEKGHVRFWLQAVKLSPSVSYRFIVNDKEVTSGEGHKISHDVATGVIQMTVDHFTRANEGTYTVQIHDGKAKTQSSLVLVGDVFKAALKEAEFQRKEHIRKQGAHFSEYLYFTVTEDCTVMLACKVANVKKETTFHWYKEDEEIVPETPPNVMSGACALPIPLFSRKDQGIYKAVLGDDRGKDTSVFDISGQVFDDIINAIAQIAGASASDLVLQCTPEGIRLQCYMNYYTEEMKTVWKHKESKIASSEKMRIGGTAEMAWMQICDPSDKEKGHYSIEISDGVKTHTRTFDLSGQAYTDAYEEYLRLKAAAFAEKNRGRVVGGLPDVVTIMEQKSLSLTCTVWGEPTPEVTWFKNEQEVASTEHTKVTFDGGKFASLVINQVTPDDSGKYSINVRNKYGGEFVEITVSVYRHGEKIPEPKLGQPKMPAATPAATPAATPVPRSPAPPSKTPTPTPSKSQTPAPSVKSPGSTPASTPVPKSPTPVPKSPTPTPKSPTPTPSRGVKSPTPPRFMKSPTPPRK